One window of the Rhipicephalus sanguineus isolate Rsan-2018 chromosome 2, BIME_Rsan_1.4, whole genome shotgun sequence genome contains the following:
- the LOC119383586 gene encoding ER membrane protein complex subunit 2: MAAGITDLQRMSWEDARETLRQWREENDRRSEETVELWHSVIAKNIKKLGDEKWVVYEQVCIAALDCHEMRLAKECLNKLDEEFPGSLRVKKLEAMQLEALEKYDEAFTQYEALLAQDEANSAVHKRRVAVLLSQQMVGEAVKELSDYLRRFMGDQEAWLQLCGLYLREQDLARAAFCLEELILCNPHNHLYYQRYAEIQYTIGNMETMELARSYFAQAVKLNPNNIRALYGLFLAASHIGSHPKSSVQKKKDNQRYAAWASQQITKKYQEKQCEDSQVKLLEGMLNTLQIN, encoded by the exons ATGGCTGCTGGCATCACCGACTTGCAGCGCATGAGCTGGGAAG ATGCACGGGAAACACTGCGGCAGTGGAGAGAAGAGAATGACCGAAGGTCGGAAGAGACAGTCGAGCTGTGGCACAGCGTGATCGCCAAGAATATCAAGAAACTAGGAGACGAAA AATGGGTCGTCTACGAGCAAGTGTGCATAGCGGCTTTGGACTGTCACGAAATGCGGCTCGCAAAG GAATGCCTGAACAAACTGGACGAAGAGTTTCCTGGCAGCTTACGAGTGAAGAAGCTGGAAGCGATGCAGCTAGAAGCACTTGAAAA GTACGATGAGGCGTTTACGCAGTACGAAGCACTCTTGGCTCAGGACGAGGCAAACTCTGCAGTGCACAAACGGCGAGTGGCGGTGCTGCTGTCACAGCAGATGGTCGGGGAAGCGGTAAAAGAACTGAGTGACTACCTGCGCCGATTCATGGGAGACCAGGAGGCCTGGCTGCAGCTGTGCGGCCTGTACCTGCGAGAGCAGGACCTCGCCCGTGCCGCCTTCTGCCTTGAGGAGCTCATCCTGTGCAATCCTCACAACCACCTCTACTACCAGCGCTACGCGGAG ATTCAGTACACAATAGGCAACATGGAGACAATGGAGTTGGCGAGATCTTACTTTGCACAAGCAGTCAAGCTGAACCCAAACAACATCCGGGCACTCTACGGACTTTTCTTG GCTGCCAGTCACATTGGCTCTCACCCCAAGAGTTCTGTACAGAAGAAGAAGGACAACCAGCGATACGCAGCTTGGGCATCTCAACAGATAACGAAAAAGTACCAA GAGAAACAATGTGAAGACTCCCAAGTGAAGTTGCTAGAAGGCATGCTGAACACTCTACAAATCAACTGA
- the LOC119383587 gene encoding LOW QUALITY PROTEIN: YTH domain-containing family protein 2-like (The sequence of the model RefSeq protein was modified relative to this genomic sequence to represent the inferred CDS: inserted 2 bases in 1 codon), translated as MQRMKSQGNPAVSNGPKDMVKDEEFDSWRNQNQQPQPAAQQQTTYQPHLSTSNLGEPYIPSYYASMSFPYLNQGLGDGAWSNGGDPVGFFGSYGGQMGAGGEQPPQHYVDGGAGMFSQNSFAGYGQGFGFFPGSGGDYSTWGTAASSGQPAAAAAASKGYPEEYYRGDYDQAGMSDRGLKHLEQGLRSLALGGDKDFGSKEPYGKDPKKLGGSDKKLSWASVASQPAKPKAVKSKSPLLAPACAQQASXMDIGTWEGKNGAKPRGSAAPWASQAPPPPESSYTHPVLEKLRLENNYNPKDFDLEPKGARFFIIKSYSEDDIHRSIKYSIWCSTEHGNKRLDAAYRDAQGPVLLFFSVNGSGHFCGMAEMVSPVDYTASSSVWAQDKWKGQFRVRWVYVKDVPNSQLRHIRLENNENKPVTNSRDTQEVPPDKGRQVLKILHGFRHTTSIFDDFLHYEKRQEEDEQREFPSVPAGGPAEPGLLPNLDHLKAAEAMKDNKQMPMPTSNHHMQSRYHHQQAW; from the exons ATGCAACGCATGAAAAGCCAAGGAAATCCAG CAGTGAGCAACGGCCCGAAGGACATGGTCAAGGATGAAGAGTTTGACTCATGGCGAAACCAGAACCAGCAGCCCCAGCCAGCTGCGCAGCAGCAGACAACCTACCAGCCCCACCTGTCGACATCGAACCTGGGCGAGCCGTACATCCCCAGCTACTATGCGTCCATGTCCTTTCCTTACTTGAACCAGGGCCTCGGCGATGGAGCTTGGAGCAATGGTGGTGACCCTGTCGGCTTCTTTGGCTCCTACGGGGGTCAGATGGGTGCAGGCGGCGAACAACCGCCGCAGCATTACGTTGACGGGGGTGCCGGAATGTTCAGTCAGAACAGCTTTGCGGGATATGGCCAGGGCTTCGGCTTCTTCCCGGGCAGTGGTGGTGACTACTCGACGTGGGGGACGGCGGCGAGCTCTGGGcagccggcggcggcagcggcagcaagCAAGGGTTACCCGGAGGAGTACTATCGCGGTGACTATGACCAGGCGGGCATGTCGGACAGAGGGCTGAAGCATCTCGAACAAGGCTTGAGGTCCCTGGCCTTGGGTGGTGACAAGGACTTTGGGTCCAAGGAGCCGTACGGCAAAGACCCCAAGAAGCTGGGCGGTAGCGACAAGAAGCTGTCGTGGGCGTCTGTAGCGAGCCAGCCGGCCAAGCCGAAGGCAGTGAAAAGCAAAAGCCCCCTTCTGGCTCCGGCCTGTGCCCAGCAAGCATC TATGGACATTGGCACTTGGGAGGGAAAGAACGGTGCGAAGCCGCGGGGCAGTGCCGCGCCGTGGGCGAGCCAGGCACCACCGCCTCCCGAGAGCAGCTACACGCATCCCGTGCTGGAAAAGCTCCGACTCGAGAACAATTACAACCCCAAGGACTTTGACCTGGAGCCGAAAGGGGCGCGCTTCTTCATCATCAAGAGCTACTCGGAGGACGACATCCACCGATCCATCAAGTACTCCATCTGGTGCTCGACGGAGCACGGAAACAAGCGGCTGGACGCTGCCTACCGCGATGCGCAGGGCCCCGTGCTGCTCTTCTTTAGCGTCAACGGGTCGGGCCACTTCTGTGGCATGGCCGAGATGGTGTCGCCTGTGGACTACACGGCCTCTTCGTCGGTATGGGCGCAGGACAAGTGGAAAGGGCAGTTTCGTGTGCGCTGGGTGTACGTCAAGGACGTGCCCAACTCTCAGCTTCGGCACATTCGGCTTGAGAACAACGAGAACAAGCCTGTGACCAACTCGCGGGACACCCAGGAGGTGCCGCCGGACAAGGgccgccaggtgctcaaaatccTGCACGGCTTCCGGCACACTACGTCCATCTTTGACGATTTCCTCCACTACGAAAAGCGTCAGGAGGAGGATGAACAACGAGAGTTTCCCTCAGTTCCGGCGGGTGGACCAG CAGAGCCAGGATTGCTGCCCAATCTTGACCACTTAAAAGCTGCAGAAGCAATGAAGGACAACAAG CAGATGCCCATGCCAACGAGCAACCATCACATGCAGTCGAGGTACCACCACCAGCAGGCGTG GTGA